One part of the Lycium ferocissimum isolate CSIRO_LF1 chromosome 8, AGI_CSIRO_Lferr_CH_V1, whole genome shotgun sequence genome encodes these proteins:
- the LOC132067995 gene encoding uncharacterized protein LOC132067995 gives MSGRKAKTSGWAAFDLNERLKQQDREPEPERETFPHLSVPATSLSGPSQSIGAMLEKPFSSVLVPSVSFPSLMAYKGSDANLIQVGNSRLSQSDGFTKERDFFEVCQKLKEFHPWADDTLIADVMAGVNDFSTALTLLEAMVSPDNGFDIDKFLTPKEADTPSMQKLKEVDTDTKGVKSSNRDSFTTTSKFAATDSVNLDELSDALAKCLQSNSRELISNCVSHENKLHFDGAVGSMTFVPVEPEWEEDDIYSIHRKDAMKMTR, from the coding sequence ATGTCTGGGAGGAAGGCTAAGACTTCTGGTTGGGCTGCATTTGACCTTAATGAGAGACTGAAGCAACAAGATCGTGAGCCAGAGCCTGAAAGAGAAACCTTCCCTCACTTATCCGTTCCTGCTACTTCATTAAGTGGTCCATCTCAAAGCATTGGAGCAATGTTAGAGAAGCCTTTTTCATCCGTGCTGGTACCATCTGTAAGTTTTCCGTCTTTAATGGCTTATAAAGGGTCTGATGCAAATCTTATACAAGTTGGCAATTCTCGTCTCAGCCAGAGTGATGGCTTTACCAAAGAAAGAGATTTTTTTGAGGTGTGTCAAAAGCTCAAGGAATTCCATCCATGGGCTGATGACACCTTGATTGCGGATGTCATGGCTGGTGTAAATGATTTCAGTACGGCCTTAACATTGTTGGAAGCAATGGTATCTCCTGATAATGGATTTGATATTGACAAATTCTTGACTCCAAAAGAAGCAGATACTCCCTCCATGCAAAAGCTTAAAGAAGTAGACACGGATACTAAAGGAGTGAAGTCTAGTAATAGGGATTCTTTTACGACTACTAGTAAATTTGCTGCTACAGACAGCGTGAATCTAGACGAATTGAGCGATGCACTTGCTAAGTGTCTTCAGAGCAACAGTCGAGAACTAATAAGCAACTGTGTTTCTCATGAGAACAAACTTCATTTTGATGGAGCAGTGGGGAGTATGACATTTGTACCGGTTGAGCCTGAGTGGGAAGAGGATGATATTTACTCGATCCATCGCAAGGACGCGATGAAGATGACAAGGTAG